From the Triticum urartu cultivar G1812 chromosome 4, Tu2.1, whole genome shotgun sequence genome, the window ACTCTTGGTCACATTTGTTGGTCAGATGAGCTCGATTTTCATATCTATGTACAACACACCGAAGACGATGCTTTGGATTATGTTTGGGCCAACGCGAAGCTAGGAGCGGGCTCCAAGTCCTTGACGGCCTTCTTCACCGCCTCGATGTCAATGCCGGCCAGCTTGCCTGTCGCCGACGCGACGACGGTGCAGCTCTTCCTCTCCTCCGCGTACGGCAGGAACAGCCTCGCCTTCGCCTTGGAGGAGAACAGCGCCACACTGAGTAAGAAAACAAGAGATGTCACATGGCGCGTGAGCGGTTCATATTCTGCAGGAACAATCTTGTGAGTCTACCCTACCATGGCTTGTCACGGGCGTTGGCGAGCTGGACGGCGGCGGTGTTGGTCGCCACGACGCCGGCAGAGTCATTGATGAGGCAAGTGAGCTGCGGGGAGTGAATGATCGTAGAAAACAGAGTGTCAAAATGATGATTGATTCGCGGAGGTTGGAATAGATTTATGGTTCTGATCAAGCAGAAGCAGGAGGATGAATGATAACCTACCTGTCCAGGAGTAGTGATGAACAGGTAGGCCGTCTCCTCGCCGACAACCTCCTCGATCTCTTCCCGGTGCTTCTCATGTGGCATCACAAACAGAGGCCTCAGCCCATTGCCTCCGGAGCTGCATGGATGCCAAGACAGAGATCACCGGTCAGGTCAGGACTGCTACGACGATGCCAAGTTGGCTGGAGTTGAATCCAAGCAAGTGCAGAGGCAGAGCGGCTACCTGATCTCCATGGCGATCTCTGCCCAGAGTTCGAGGGGGAGGAGGCAGTCGTCGTCTCCCCGGGACTTCATGTTGGCGACGGAGTCGGATTCTATGCCGTGGATGACGACGTACTTGCCCTTCTCCACGCCCGCGCGGTTGTACTTGTCCTCCACCACCGCCCTCAGCTTCTTGGAGATGGACACCCTGAGCGGCGGCGTCGGCTGCTGCGGCACgcccttggccggccgccccagCCACTCCAGCATGTCCTGGTACCTGATCAAGCGTTTCCATTGCGTCTTTTAGAATTCCTTCTTGATGATTACAGAGGAGGTGACCATCGAGGAGCTCACATGTTGTAGCCGCCGTCGGCGAGGTTGGTGGTCGCCGGCTTGAACATCTCGGTGAGGAACAGCCCGGCGCCGGCACCGTTGACGTTGGGGTAGACGTAGCCGACCTTCTCCCGCGCCGACGACATGAAGAGGAACAGCGCGTGCCCCGTCCCCGCCAGCTTGGTCGACAGGACCATGTCGTAGTACCTATTCTGCCAATCAACCAGCTTCAGTTAGTCTCGACTCTCGAATCGATGAGCCGAACGAGCAGGGCGGCGTACTTTCATGACGCCGAGCTGGTGGGTGTACTCGGCGGGCTCCGGCCACTCGTCGTCGGGGTCGTACACGTTGGCGTACCGCACGTTCTTGCACATCTCGTAGACCTGCTTCCCGCGCGCGGACGCCACCACGTCGACGAGCACGCCGGGGTACCGGTCCTTGAGCATCTGCACCACGGGGAGGAAGAGCACGTTCTCGTACACCCCGCCGGAGACCACGCAGCAGACGCGGCGCACGTCGCCGCGCACCTTGGACGCCAGGCTGTCCAGCTCCGGCATGTACCCCGTGGGGAACCGGAGGAAGCCGTAGGGGTTCTCCGCGTCCTCCGGCGGCCGCGGGTCCTCCTCCTGCTTCCCGCCCGAGTACACGCCCGTGTAGTCGAACTCCTCGTCAGGCCCGTCGTCGAACGGGTCGAGCCACGGGTTCCGCTTCTTGGGCGACGCCGAGGGGGCGCCGCGCGCCAGCCCTGCCCGGCGGTTTGGTAGAAGGTAGCATTGCCGCGTGGTCGACGGCGCGGGCAGCTTCGCCGCCATTGTCGACGTCGGCGCCCGCGTGGCCATCGGCGTCGGCATGGTTGGTGTTTGCATTTGGTCGTGCACTGGTGGTGTGCTGCGATGAGTTGCTTTGGATATCGCTACTGTTTTTTTCGTCCCGTGtgtggaggtggaggaggagagCGGATGATGGTGGTGGTGTCATTTGGATTTGGATTTTGGTTTCCGATGTGTGGAGGTGGAGGAGATGGGATGATGATGGCGTTATTTGGGCGTGGCTTCCTTGTCCTCTTCCTATGTTTTTGGGGCCGATCCTAGTGAGTGCCTAGGTTGGGGACAGCCCAACTAGTTCCTTTTTCCGGTTTTGGAGGTTCTAGATCCTTTCCAAACCAGTTTTTCTGTTAttacatttttcattttttttcagTGTCATttttatctctcatctttcattttcaAATTCAggaatatttttcaaattttgaAACATTTTCGTTTGGTGAAGATTATTTGAAATTTGATCTTATTTTGGAAtaatgaacattttgtgaagttatggaatattttttcaaattcgtgaacaaTTTCTAAAATCCAGGAACaattttcaaaatcatgaaaATTCTTTGAATTCGGAACATTTATCTAAATTCGTGATTGTTTTTTTgacaactaatttttttttccAAATTTGTGAATAACTTTTGAAATATGGGAACAATTTTCAAATAAAATGTCTTTTTTAGAAATCCAGAACATTTTTTCAAGTATGCCAGTATGTTTTTTGAAATCTAGGAAGACATTTCAAATTTTTGAACTCCGGGAATACTTatcaaaatcatgaacatttttgtaattgggaatatttttcaaattcatgaacagtCTTTGAAaggaacattttttcaaattcatgatttttttctaAACACGGGAAATGTTTTCAAATACATGAACAAATTGAAATTTGGAACATTTTACAATTCACGAACTTTTTAAAATCCGAAAACAaaaacattttttcaaatgcgtgaacaatttttgaattcagaactttttttttcaaattgaTGAACAGCTTTTAAAATCCGGATATCGCTACTGTTTTTCTCTTCCCATGTGTGGAGGTGGAGGAGAGGGGATGATGGTGGTGTCATTTAGGTGGCGAAGTAGATGTTTTCTGCACCTTCAGACTGgtccatactccctccattcacgAATAAGTGTACATCTAGCTTTTGTCCTAAGTCAAAGATTAAATTTTTTGACAACTTTATAGAAAAGAGTAGTAGTATATATGACATCAAATTGATATATTATGGAAGTACATTTCAAAATGAATCTATCGATACTAATTTAGTGTCATAAATGCTGCTACGTTTCCTtataaagttggtcaaagttttaaaactttgacttaaGGACAAAACCTAGATGTACACTTATTcacgaacggagggagtacatgattTTGGGTTCAAAAGCACAACGCCAAGTGGAGGCCCTTCGGACATGGGGCTTCTCCTGCCACACGAAAACGTTCGTTCTGTTCGATCCCTCCTGTCGAACGAATCGTTCGGTCGAGGGGATCCCAGACCGGAAGTGTTGGTGAACATCGGCGTCTTAAAATCCTAAAATTTCATGTGCATGACTGCGAACCAATCTGTGATTGGATGGTTAGAGAGACAGTGGTATCCCTGGCCCATCAGAGTTCAAATCATGtgtgacttcgtaaatttcaagataacatgccggctcagtctctcgaagaTGCTCCTAAAAGTAAGATGTCTGTGTATGCATttataggggtgagtgtatgcgcgtatgtatgagcgcttgcgtctgtactaATGTTAAAAGAAAAATCGGGTGCGTGACCATTAGCAAAAGCGATATTTCCTTGAGAAAAAGAGCCATATTTCCTACCCGTAGCACCATATTTGCATTAGAGCATCTTCAATAGCCGCGCAACGCGCCGCGCGCTAAAAGTCGCGATACAGCGTTGGGTTAGCCAGTTTTTGCACGCAGCGGTGCGCTGGTTCCAGGGGCCGCCGCAAATTAAAGCGCGCCCACGCCACTTCAGTAGACGCGCTATATTTCAGTCTTTTCTACTACATATTTGGTTTCGTAGATAGTTCTCCTACTACATATTTGGTTTCGTACATAGTTCTCCTACATATTTTTCTCCCGATACATATTTGGTTTCTTAGATAGTTCTCCTACAACTACTACTTGTCCGACTCGGACTCTGTCTCAgtgatgtcctcctccgacgtcGGAGCGTAGGCGTCAAGGAACCACTCGTCGCCAGAGTTCCACGAGGACGCATCTCCTAGCGCTTGGTTGTATTTAGCGACTGCCTTCCGCGTTCGCTTGTCCTCGCGATAGTCGGCTcgctccttcctcctcttcgcccTCCTCGTCGTCCTCTGGGCGAAGAACTGTTCCTCGTTGGTGCCTTCCGGAAAGCGATGGCTCCACAGCGCCATGGCTTGCTCGTCCATCTCGGTCAGCCTGAGACGATGCTCCCGTCTCCGGTGCTTGCGATGATCCTCGTCAGTGAGAAGCCGTGGGAAAGGCGCCAACTTATGTGCGTGCTCCTCTTGGGTAACgtagaaatttcaaaaaaattcctgcGCACACACAAgaccatggtgatgcatagcaacgagaggggagagtgtagcctatgtaccctcgtagaccgacagcggaagcgttatgacaacgcggttgatgtagtcgaacgtcttcacggcccgaccgattaagtaccgaaactacgacacctccgagttctagcacacgttcagctcaatgacgatccccggactccgatccagcaaagtgtcggggaagagttccgtcagcacgacggtgtggtgacgatcttgatgttctactgtcgcagggcttcgcctaagcaccactataatattatcaaggactatggtggaggggggcaccgcacacggctaagagaacgatcttgaagatcaacttgtgtgtctagagctgcccccttgcccccgtatataaaggagcaaggggggggtgcggccggccctaggaggaggcgtgccggaggagtcctactcctaccgggggtaggactcccccctttccctagttggattaggacttggggggaaggaggagaggggggaaaggaaagggggggccgcccccctccttgtccaattcggacttgggggggaggggcgcgcggtagcccctaggcctcctctcctcttcctccactaggcccattaaggcccattaggttaccggggggttccagtaacctcccggtactccggtaaaatgccgatttcacccggaacacttccgatgtccaaacataggcttccaatatatcaatcttcatgtctcgacaatttcgagactcctcgtcatgtccgtgatcacatccgggact encodes:
- the LOC125550682 gene encoding photosynthetic NDH subunit of subcomplex B 1, chloroplastic translates to MQTPTMPTPMATRAPTSTMAAKLPAPSTTRQCYLLPNRRAGLARGAPSASPKKRNPWLDPFDDGPDEEFDYTGVYSGGKQEEDPRPPEDAENPYGFLRFPTGYMPELDSLASKVRGDVRRVCCVVSGGVYENVLFLPVVQMLKDRYPGVLVDVVASARGKQVYEMCKNVRYANVYDPDDEWPEPAEYTHQLGVMKNRYYDMVLSTKLAGTGHALFLFMSSAREKVGYVYPNVNGAGAGLFLTEMFKPATTNLADGGYNMYQDMLEWLGRPAKGVPQQPTPPLRVSISKKLRAVVEDKYNRAGVEKGKYVVIHGIESDSVANMKSRGDDDCLLPLELWAEIAMEISSGGNGLRPLFVMPHEKHREEIEEVVGEETAYLFITTPGQLTCLINDSAGVVATNTAAVQLANARDKPCVALFSSKAKARLFLPYAEERKSCTVVASATGKLAGIDIEAVKKAVKDLEPAPSFALAQT